A genomic region of Zalophus californianus isolate mZalCal1 chromosome 11, mZalCal1.pri.v2, whole genome shotgun sequence contains the following coding sequences:
- the LOC113915312 gene encoding LOW QUALITY PROTEIN: olfactory receptor 10V1 (The sequence of the model RefSeq protein was modified relative to this genomic sequence to represent the inferred CDS: deleted 1 base in 1 codon) — protein sequence MEEINKTAKTQFFFHPFSTDPKIQVGIFVAFLVMYLTSLSGNTTVAVLVQINHSLHIPMYFFLANLAVLEIFYTSAIAPLALANLLSMGKTPVSIPGCGTQMFFFVFLGGADCVLLAVMAYDRFVAICHPLRYTRIMSWPLCVELMVGSLVLGFLLSLPLTILIFHLPFCNNNEIYHFYCDMPAVMRLACADTQVHKTALYIISFIVLSMPLSLIFISYVFIMAAILRIRSAEGRHRAFSTCSSHILVVLLQYGCTSFIYLSPSSSYSPEMGRVVSVVYTFITPILNPLIYSIRNKELKDALRRALKKF from the exons atggaagaaataaataaaacggCAAAGACTCAGttcttctttcatccattctCCACTGACCCTAAGATCCAGGTGGGGATTTTTGTGGCCTTCCTGGTGATGTACCTGACCAGCCTCAGTGGAAACACCACAGTTGCAGTCCTTGTCCAAATCAACCACTCCCTCCACatccccatgtacttcttcctggcTAACCTGGCAGTTCTAGAAATCTTCTATACATCTGCCATTGCC CCCCTGGCCTTGGCAAACCTCCTTTCAATGGGCAAAACTCCTGTTTCCATCCCGGGATGTGGGACCCAGATGTTTTTCTTCGTCTTCTTGGGTGGAGCTGATTGTGTCCTGCTTGCAGTCATGGCTTATGACCGGTTTGTGGCAATCTGTCACCCTCTAAGATACACCCGCATCATGAGCTGGCCCTTGTGTGTGGAGCTGATGGTAGGGTCCCTGGTGCTGGGTTTCCTGCTGTCGCTGCCTCTGACTATTTTAATCTTCCATCTCCCATTCTGCAATAACAATGAGATCTACCACTTCTACTGTGACATGCCTGCAGTCATGCGCCTGGCCTGTGCAGACACACAAGTTCACAAGACTGCCCTGTACATTATCAGCTTCATCGTCCTAAGCATGCCCCTCTCATTAATCTTCATCTCCTACGTCTTCATCATGGCAGCCATTCTACGGATCCGGTCAGCAGAAGGGCGCCACCGAGCCTTCTCTACCTGCTCCTCTCACATTTTAGTGGTCCTCCTGCAgtatggctgcaccagctttatATACTTGTCCCCCAGTTCCAGCTACTCTCCTGAGATGGGCCGGGTGGTGTCCGTGGTCTACACCTTCATCACTCCCATTCTAAACCCCTTGATCTACAGTATAAGGAACAAGGAACTGAAAGATGCCCTAAGGAGGGCACTGAAGAAGTTCTAG
- the LOC113914281 gene encoding olfactory receptor 10V1-like, with protein sequence MGDENRTIDIQFHFHPFSPILEIQILIFVAFLLMYIGSLIGNATIFLTVWAEHSLHTPMYFFLANLAVLEIFYSSTVAPLALVNLLTMGRIPISVTGCGTQMFFFVFLGSADCILLGIMAYDRFVAIWDPLRYTLIMRWQLCAQLAMGALVLGFILALQLTALIFHLPFCGQNRITHFYCDVLPILRLACGDTRMQEAMIFIVSVIILTLPFSLISISYVFIVGAILKIRSAEGRHKAFSTCSSHLTVVLLQYGCCSLIYLRPSSSYNPEMGRVVSVVYTFVTPVLNPLIYSMRNKELKDALNKGRA encoded by the exons ATGGGGGATGAAAACCGAACCATAGACATCCAGTTCCACTTTCACCCATTTTCACCCATCCTGGAGATACAAATACTTATTTTTGTGGCTTTCCTGCTAATGTATATTGGCAGTCTCATTGGTAATGCCACAATCTTTCTCACTGTCTGGGCAGAGCATTCACTCCACActcccatgtacttcttcctggcCAACCTGGCAGTTCTGGAGATCTTTTACTCTTCCACTGTGGCCCCTCTCGCTTTGGTCAACCTCCTGACCATGGGGAGAATACCCATCTCCGTCACTGGCTGTGGCACACAgatgttcttctttgtctttctggGCAGTGCTGACTGTATCCTCTTGGGGATCATGGCTTATGATCGGTTTGTAGCTATTTGGGATCCCCTGCGTTACACCCTCATCATGAGATGGCAGCTGTGTGCCCAGCTGGCTATGGGAGCCCTGGTCCTTGGTTTCATTCTAGCCTTACAACTAACGGCTCTGATTTTCCACCTGCCATTTTGCGGCCAAAACAGAATCACTCACTTCTACTGTGACGTACTCCCGATCTTGCGGTTGGCCTGTGGAGATACCCGAATGCAAGAAGCCATGATCTTCATTGTCAGTGTCATCATCCTTACTCTTCCCTTTTCCCTGATCTCCATCTCATACGTCTTCATTGTGGGTGCCATTTTGAAGATCCGCTCTGCAGAGGGGCGGCACAAGGCCTTCTCCACCTGCTCTTCTCATCTGACCGTGGTTCTCCTCCAGTATGGCTGCTGTAGCCTTATCTATTTACGCCCCAGCTCTAGCTACAACCCAGAAATGGGCCGTGTGGTGTCTGTTGTCTACACCTTTGTCACCCCCGTCTTGAACCCCTTGATCTACAGTATGAGGAACAAGGAACTGAAAGATGCACTAAATAAG GGTCGAGCCTAA